The Streptomyces sp. Alt3 genome has a segment encoding these proteins:
- a CDS encoding FAD-binding oxidoreductase encodes MRGARGRERWSAAVQKPNAADGIPAGKVITDPDSLGRYAHDEAEWAPAGLPLAVVRPQDTEEVRAVVAYCVEHRIPVVPRGAGTGLSGGANAVDGAVVLSFEDMNRILRIDPVERLAVVQPGVVNDDLRAACAEQGLWYPPDPASSPWSTIGGNTATNAGGMCCVKYGVTRDYVLGLEAVNGLGEIVRMGRQTAKGVAGYDLCGLFVGSEGTLGVITEITVKLRGARPAERTVAGFFDSVVAAGDAVSRVTAAGVVPSALELLDRHCLKAVDEWKNMGLSADANAILLGRVDTPGAAGDAEAETVRACFAEAGAAWAEVSTDQAEADALFQARRLAYPALERLGPVLTEDVVVPRSRVPQMLARIEEIAGEHEVLIANIAHAGDGNLHPLIITEPGDDAARARAQLAFEDILDAAISFGGTVTGEHGVGLLKMGGMDREVGPVNLAMQRAVKAALDPHGILNPGKVVVSGAPLPR; translated from the coding sequence ATGCGGGGCGCGCGTGGGCGAGAGAGGTGGTCAGCGGCCGTGCAGAAGCCGAACGCAGCCGACGGGATCCCGGCGGGCAAGGTCATCACCGACCCGGACAGCCTGGGCCGGTACGCGCACGACGAGGCGGAGTGGGCCCCGGCGGGGCTGCCGCTCGCCGTCGTACGGCCGCAGGACACCGAAGAGGTCCGGGCCGTCGTCGCGTACTGCGTCGAGCACCGGATCCCGGTGGTCCCGCGCGGCGCGGGTACGGGCCTGTCGGGCGGGGCGAACGCGGTGGACGGGGCCGTCGTCCTCTCCTTCGAGGACATGAACCGGATCCTGCGCATCGACCCCGTGGAACGCCTCGCCGTCGTCCAGCCGGGCGTCGTCAACGACGACCTGCGCGCGGCGTGCGCCGAGCAGGGTCTCTGGTACCCGCCGGACCCGGCGAGCTCGCCCTGGTCCACCATCGGCGGCAACACGGCCACCAACGCCGGGGGCATGTGCTGCGTCAAGTACGGCGTGACACGCGACTACGTGCTCGGGCTGGAGGCCGTCAACGGCCTCGGCGAGATCGTGCGGATGGGCCGGCAGACCGCGAAGGGGGTCGCCGGGTACGACCTGTGCGGTCTGTTCGTCGGCTCCGAGGGCACTCTCGGCGTGATCACCGAGATCACCGTGAAGCTGCGCGGCGCGCGCCCGGCGGAGCGCACGGTGGCGGGCTTCTTCGACTCGGTCGTCGCGGCAGGCGACGCGGTGAGCCGGGTGACGGCGGCCGGCGTCGTGCCCTCGGCGCTCGAACTCCTCGACCGGCACTGCCTGAAGGCCGTCGACGAGTGGAAGAACATGGGCCTCTCGGCGGACGCGAACGCGATCCTGCTCGGCCGCGTGGACACCCCCGGAGCCGCCGGCGACGCCGAGGCCGAGACCGTCCGGGCCTGTTTCGCCGAGGCCGGCGCGGCCTGGGCCGAGGTCTCCACCGACCAGGCGGAGGCGGACGCCCTGTTCCAGGCCAGGCGCCTCGCCTACCCCGCGCTCGAGCGGCTGGGGCCGGTGCTCACCGAGGACGTGGTCGTGCCGCGTTCCCGGGTGCCGCAGATGCTGGCGCGCATCGAGGAGATCGCCGGTGAGCACGAGGTGCTCATCGCCAACATCGCCCACGCCGGTGACGGCAACCTGCACCCGCTGATCATCACCGAACCCGGCGACGACGCGGCCAGGGCGCGCGCCCAGCTCGCCTTCGAGGACATCCTCGACGCCGCGATCTCCTTCGGTGGCACCGTCACCGGAGAGCACGGTGTGGGGCTGCTGAAGATGGGCGGCATGGACCGCGAGGTGGGCCCCGTCAACCTCGCCATGCAGCGGGCGGTCAAGGCGGCCCTGGACCCGCACGGCATCCTCAACCCGGGCAAGGTCGTCGTGTCGGGAGCGCCGCTCCCGCGCTGA
- a CDS encoding RrF2 family transcriptional regulator has product MRLTRFTDVALRVLMRLAVTTDGEDPPTTREVAATMQVPYTHAAKVVARLQHLGLVDARRGRGGGLSLTTAGRSASVGTLVRELEGPGEVVDCEGDTPCPLRSACRLRSALRRAEEAFYASLDPLTVSDLAASPTGPLLLGISRGRPAPG; this is encoded by the coding sequence ATGCGGCTGACGCGATTCACCGATGTGGCGCTGCGGGTGCTCATGCGCCTGGCCGTCACGACGGACGGCGAGGACCCGCCGACCACCCGCGAGGTGGCGGCCACCATGCAGGTGCCCTACACCCACGCGGCCAAGGTCGTGGCCCGCCTCCAGCACCTCGGCCTCGTCGACGCGAGGCGAGGCCGCGGCGGAGGACTCTCCCTCACCACCGCGGGGCGTTCCGCCTCGGTAGGCACCCTGGTGAGGGAGCTGGAAGGGCCGGGTGAGGTCGTCGACTGCGAGGGCGACACCCCCTGCCCGCTGCGTTCCGCCTGCCGGCTCCGCTCGGCACTGCGACGGGCCGAAGAGGCCTTCTACGCCTCGCTCGACCCGCTCACGGTCAGCGATCTCGCCGCCTCCCCCACCGGCCCGCTGCTGCTCGGGATCAGCCGCGGCCGCCCGGCGCCCGGCTGA